In one window of Candidatus Scalindua sp. DNA:
- a CDS encoding four helix bundle protein produces the protein MSVKYFEDLEIWILSRELTNKIYSVSNDGRFAKDYGLRDQIRRAAVSIMSNIAEGYERGGNQEFIQFLSIAKASCGEVRSQLYLAMDQCYITKTECEQLIDTFKKLSIMINNFIEYLKGSGYKGAKYKMPKQKSTKEKLEEIIKKINV, from the coding sequence ATGTCCGTAAAATATTTTGAAGATTTGGAGATCTGGATACTTTCAAGGGAATTGACGAACAAAATCTATTCTGTAAGCAATGACGGCAGATTCGCGAAGGATTACGGACTCCGTGATCAGATAAGAAGGGCAGCTGTTTCTATTATGTCGAACATTGCGGAAGGTTATGAAAGAGGTGGTAATCAGGAATTTATACAGTTTCTCTCAATAGCCAAAGCGTCATGCGGTGAAGTCCGGTCACAATTATATCTTGCAATGGACCAGTGCTACATTACGAAAACCGAATGTGAACAATTAATAGATACCTTCAAGAAACTCTCCATCATGATTAACAACTTCATCGAATACCTCAAAGGCAGTGGATATAAAGGGGCAAAATACAAGATGCCGAAACAGAAAAGCACAAAAGAAAAACTGGAAGAGATAATAAAAAAAATTAATGTTTGA
- a CDS encoding HAD family hydrolase encodes MRDFEPRQVKLVIFDCDGVMFDTEKANTSYYNEILRHFNMPDMTPEQFSFVQMHTARDSLAHLFEEKVQDLEMVIEHGRNIGYFPFIKYMEIEPYLKPLLKRLRPVYKTAIATNRTDTMNYILKEHGLEDCFDIVVSALDSDRPKPHPDPLLKVLKHFPFKPYEAVYVGDSILDEQAAEKAEIPLIAYNNISLSSDFHIRSLQEIEGILEI; translated from the coding sequence TTGAGAGATTTTGAACCTCGTCAGGTTAAGCTGGTGATCTTCGATTGTGACGGTGTGATGTTTGACACGGAAAAGGCAAACACCTCTTATTATAATGAGATCCTGAGACATTTTAATATGCCTGATATGACACCAGAACAGTTTTCGTTTGTTCAGATGCACACCGCACGGGACTCGCTCGCCCACCTGTTTGAAGAGAAAGTACAGGATCTTGAAATGGTTATTGAGCATGGCAGGAATATTGGCTATTTTCCCTTTATCAAATATATGGAGATCGAGCCTTATTTGAAACCGCTTCTCAAAAGGTTGAGACCGGTTTACAAGACTGCAATTGCAACAAACCGTACAGATACAATGAATTATATATTAAAGGAGCATGGTCTTGAAGATTGTTTTGACATTGTGGTGAGCGCCCTGGATAGTGATCGCCCAAAACCTCACCCCGATCCGCTGTTGAAGGTACTGAAGCATTTCCCTTTCAAACCATACGAGGCTGTTTATGTCGGTGATTCCATACTTGATGAACAGGCAGCAGAAAAAGCAGAAATACCTCTTATTGCGTATAACAACATTTCCCTCTCTTCAGACTTTCATATCAGGAGTTTGCAGGAAATTGAAGGAATTCTTGAGATTTGA
- a CDS encoding hsp70 family protein has product MEEELTENSREDIPFKFVVGIDLGTTNSAVSYVDLAAADSKRREIKFFSIPQLVAPGEVGERSVLPSFLYLPAEYEIKGDGMALPWDTRRGYAVGEIAREQGALVPGRLVSSAKSWLCHGGVDRTADILPWGVDSEVAKVSPLEASTRYLLHIREAWNSGIAKGREEYSLEAQMVIITVPASFDEVARELTVTAAKQAGFHRIKLMEEPLASFYAWLCQEREGLQRRMKPGQLILVCDVGGGTTDFTIISVVDGTDGPGFNRLSVGDHLMLGGDNMDLTIARHIEMKLLGQPGKLDSKRWHQLTHQCRKAKELLLSENEKRERTDIAVMGTGGKLIADTLKCTIERNNVEELIIDGFFPFVRLEDTEKDIKRKGLTEWGLPYVQNPAVTRHLATFWLNCNSLLQRETGREAPYPDFLLFNGGSLTPSVIRRRIQSVVQEWFQDIAGSDWVPVELPNATPELAVAVGAANYGLSRLFKGPRVGAGSPRTYFVEIATSPEEKKDSHTRKAVCIVPRSAEEGLESELQKPAFEVLANQPAAFNVFTSSTRLGDQVGDIVTLAEEEITILPPIHTVLRYGRKSDAKPIPVLLAVNLTEIGTLELWCNSQNSPHRWQLQFDVRLGESKNERSSVSQETLDAGTIEQAAGKIHDVFGTGKGADPETLVKELVSVLELNKAKWSTSIIRKIADALLKCKHGRTLSPQHETRWLNLLGFCLRPGFGDPLDEWRIKETWKIFHEGVQFSKKQQNLTEWWILWRRVAGGLIAGQQLEIYKQLSPFLQSSPGRKAKSSKRQKTKVFIQKDHEVWMTLASLERLSVVIKEALGNQLLRTFQRNRPGQKELWSLSRFGTRIPFHGTLDKVISAQEAASWITALLSLKVGEPETLAHALVQLGRYTGDRERDLPEADKERLIRWIDGIPNGEYFKELINNPQSAYGRKEQEWIFGETLPPGLSLQ; this is encoded by the coding sequence GTGGAAGAGGAGTTAACTGAAAATTCACGGGAAGATATTCCCTTCAAGTTTGTGGTGGGAATTGATCTTGGTACAACAAATTCCGCGGTTTCGTATGTAGATCTTGCGGCAGCCGATTCCAAAAGGAGAGAAATAAAATTCTTTTCAATACCTCAGCTGGTTGCTCCAGGGGAGGTGGGAGAACGTTCCGTCCTGCCTTCATTCCTCTATCTTCCTGCTGAATATGAAATCAAGGGTGATGGTATGGCGCTTCCCTGGGATACCAGGAGAGGATATGCCGTGGGAGAAATTGCACGGGAGCAGGGGGCACTTGTACCAGGCAGACTTGTCTCTTCTGCAAAATCATGGCTGTGCCATGGCGGTGTTGACAGAACAGCTGACATCCTGCCATGGGGAGTAGATTCTGAAGTTGCAAAGGTTTCCCCTCTTGAAGCGAGCACCCGGTATCTTTTACATATACGGGAGGCCTGGAACAGCGGAATTGCCAAAGGGCGTGAAGAGTATAGCCTGGAAGCTCAGATGGTTATTATAACGGTACCCGCCTCTTTTGATGAAGTCGCACGGGAACTTACGGTTACCGCGGCGAAGCAGGCAGGATTTCATCGGATTAAGCTGATGGAGGAACCCCTGGCATCTTTTTATGCCTGGTTGTGCCAGGAGAGAGAAGGGTTACAAAGACGGATGAAACCGGGCCAGCTGATTTTAGTCTGTGATGTAGGGGGGGGTACGACAGATTTTACGATTATCTCCGTAGTTGACGGGACAGATGGCCCTGGTTTTAACCGGTTGTCGGTTGGAGATCATCTTATGCTCGGTGGTGACAATATGGATTTAACTATCGCCAGGCATATTGAAATGAAGCTTTTAGGACAACCGGGTAAACTTGATTCAAAGAGATGGCATCAGCTTACGCATCAGTGCAGAAAAGCAAAGGAACTCCTCTTATCAGAGAATGAAAAAAGAGAGAGAACTGATATTGCTGTTATGGGAACGGGAGGCAAACTTATTGCTGATACTCTCAAGTGTACCATTGAGAGAAATAATGTGGAAGAGCTCATTATTGATGGGTTTTTCCCTTTTGTCAGGCTTGAGGATACAGAGAAAGACATTAAGCGTAAAGGACTTACAGAATGGGGTTTACCCTATGTACAGAACCCTGCAGTTACCCGGCACCTGGCTACATTCTGGCTCAATTGTAATTCCCTTCTTCAGCGTGAAACCGGCCGTGAGGCTCCATACCCGGATTTTCTCCTCTTTAACGGCGGTTCGCTGACACCTTCCGTCATCCGCAGGCGTATACAATCCGTCGTTCAGGAGTGGTTTCAGGATATTGCCGGCTCTGATTGGGTTCCGGTGGAATTACCAAATGCTACTCCCGAACTGGCAGTTGCTGTTGGAGCCGCCAATTACGGACTCTCCAGGTTGTTTAAAGGCCCTCGTGTCGGGGCAGGCAGTCCACGCACCTATTTCGTGGAGATAGCAACCTCCCCGGAAGAAAAAAAAGATTCTCACACACGTAAGGCAGTCTGCATCGTTCCGCGAAGTGCGGAAGAGGGACTTGAATCAGAGCTTCAGAAACCTGCCTTTGAAGTGCTGGCTAATCAGCCTGCTGCGTTCAACGTCTTCACCTCAAGCACTCGTTTGGGAGATCAGGTTGGAGATATTGTGACCCTGGCTGAAGAGGAGATTACAATACTGCCGCCGATACACACCGTGCTGAGGTACGGCAGAAAGAGTGATGCGAAACCCATTCCTGTCCTGCTTGCCGTTAACCTGACAGAGATCGGTACCCTGGAACTCTGGTGTAACTCGCAAAACAGCCCGCATCGCTGGCAGCTGCAGTTTGATGTCAGGCTGGGTGAAAGTAAGAACGAACGCTCTTCAGTCTCTCAAGAGACACTTGATGCTGGGACGATAGAGCAGGCTGCCGGGAAAATCCATGATGTGTTTGGTACAGGCAAGGGAGCAGACCCTGAAACCCTTGTAAAAGAGCTCGTTTCCGTTCTTGAATTGAACAAGGCGAAGTGGTCTACCTCCATCATAAGAAAAATAGCTGATGCACTGCTCAAATGTAAACATGGACGGACGTTGTCTCCTCAGCACGAGACTCGATGGCTTAATCTGCTCGGTTTCTGTTTGAGACCCGGCTTTGGTGATCCTCTGGATGAATGGAGAATCAAGGAAACCTGGAAGATCTTTCATGAAGGGGTGCAGTTTTCGAAAAAACAGCAGAATTTGACTGAATGGTGGATCCTCTGGAGACGTGTTGCCGGCGGGTTGATTGCAGGGCAGCAGCTGGAAATATATAAACAGTTATCTCCATTCCTGCAATCTTCACCAGGCAGAAAGGCGAAGAGTTCAAAGAGACAGAAAACAAAGGTATTCATCCAGAAAGATCATGAAGTCTGGATGACTCTGGCGAGCCTGGAACGTCTTTCCGTAGTGATTAAGGAAGCGCTTGGAAATCAGCTTCTGAGGACATTTCAGAGAAACCGACCCGGGCAGAAAGAACTTTGGTCCCTGAGCCGTTTCGGGACCAGGATCCCGTTTCATGGTACCCTCGATAAGGTTATTTCTGCACAGGAGGCTGCATCCTGGATAACTGCACTTTTATCTCTGAAGGTTGGTGAGCCTGAGACGCTTGCCCACGCCCTGGTACAATTGGGGAGATACACGGGTGATCGGGAACGAGACCTGCCTGAGGCTGACAAAGAGCGGTTAATCCGCTGGATTGATGGAATACCGAATGGAGAATATTTCAAAGAATTGATAAATAACCCTCAGAGCGCGTATGGGAGAAAAGAGCAGGAGTGGATCTTCGGTGAGACCTTACCTCCAGGCCTTAGTCTGCAATAG
- a CDS encoding PhzF family phenazine biosynthesis protein, with protein sequence MEILLYQIDAFASEVFQGNPAAVCPLEGWLPDTVLHKIAGENNLSETAFYVPAASGFHLRWFSPAGEVDLCGHATLAAAFVIFHLIGCELPQIRFETRSGGLVAGRDGENIIMDFPIRRVKVCTPPDALISGLGREPIEVLASDDYVAVFDNEEDIVSLDPDYDALRKLDLRGVVATSRGKSFDFVSRFFAPKIGINEDPVTGSSHCELAPYWADKLRKTKLKARQLSQRGGEIGCELRGDRVLLSGRAVKYMEGRITLGRAVRKDRQRDKTI encoded by the coding sequence ATGGAAATCCTGCTCTATCAGATTGATGCCTTTGCATCTGAGGTCTTTCAGGGGAATCCGGCAGCCGTCTGTCCGCTGGAGGGCTGGCTGCCGGACACCGTTCTTCACAAAATCGCCGGGGAGAATAATCTCTCGGAAACCGCATTTTATGTTCCTGCCGCATCCGGTTTTCATCTGCGCTGGTTTTCACCTGCGGGAGAGGTTGATCTGTGCGGTCATGCAACGCTGGCAGCGGCATTTGTTATTTTTCATCTCATCGGCTGTGAACTGCCTCAAATCAGGTTCGAAACAAGAAGTGGCGGCCTGGTGGCAGGCCGTGATGGAGAGAATATTATCATGGATTTTCCCATCCGCCGGGTAAAGGTGTGCACTCCGCCGGATGCCTTGATTAGTGGTCTCGGGAGAGAACCCATTGAGGTGCTTGCCTCTGATGATTATGTTGCAGTGTTTGATAATGAGGAAGATATTGTGTCCCTCGATCCCGATTACGACGCATTGCGCAAACTTGATCTGCGGGGAGTTGTGGCAACCTCACGGGGAAAGAGCTTCGATTTCGTCAGCCGTTTTTTTGCTCCAAAGATAGGGATCAACGAAGATCCGGTAACCGGATCTTCTCACTGCGAACTTGCGCCTTACTGGGCAGACAAACTGAGAAAGACAAAACTGAAGGCGAGGCAGCTCTCTCAAAGGGGCGGGGAGATAGGCTGTGAGTTAAGAGGAGACCGTGTCCTCCTCTCAGGAAGGGCGGTTAAGTATATGGAGGGACGCATAACACTGGGGAGAGCTGTCAGGAAAGATCGCCAGAGAGATAAAACCATTTAA
- a CDS encoding cation transporter, giving the protein MFRYLRVSFTCLSAAVACTLLFSYSVLEASDNACCSSSKSEKVCEAGDGEIKQVSTAEDATKKVVLSIEGMTCGGCEGKVKSVLTKCPGVKDVQVDHKSGKAVVEVESGNADTEALINSVKKLGYTVSEG; this is encoded by the coding sequence ATGTTTCGATATTTAAGAGTGAGTTTTACCTGTCTGTCAGCAGCTGTAGCCTGTACACTGCTATTTTCATATTCTGTGCTGGAAGCATCTGATAATGCCTGTTGCAGCTCATCAAAGAGTGAGAAGGTGTGCGAAGCCGGGGATGGGGAAATAAAACAGGTATCAACAGCTGAAGACGCTACCAAAAAAGTGGTCTTAAGCATAGAGGGTATGACCTGTGGAGGCTGTGAAGGCAAGGTCAAGAGTGTGCTTACAAAGTGTCCTGGAGTTAAGGACGTTCAGGTAGATCACAAAAGCGGCAAGGCTGTTGTAGAAGTTGAGAGCGGAAACGCAGATACAGAAGCTCTCATAAATTCTGTCAAGAAACTGGGATATACGGTATCTGAAGGATAA
- a CDS encoding RidA family protein: protein MAKAAKQSYSLNDLDKMSSDEAHKLPFSARDKLLDLLLADSRKVGGKQPARQVGLMCDWFEEDLARLQKLKAVKICCGGFIPVDSSGEVPTLDPKGQFKLVFDNIKASISKAGSNMNRVVNCLIFMKNIDYWGQMNDVYKKYIKCSPTRAAIGCQDLNKTYQIEVVNLVAYKVAK from the coding sequence ATGGCAAAAGCTGCAAAGCAGAGTTATTCATTAAACGATTTAGATAAAATGTCTTCTGATGAGGCACACAAGCTCCCCTTTTCGGCAAGAGACAAACTTCTTGATCTGCTGCTTGCCGACAGCAGGAAGGTTGGAGGAAAACAACCAGCCCGTCAGGTTGGATTGATGTGTGACTGGTTTGAGGAAGATCTTGCTCGTCTTCAGAAACTTAAGGCAGTAAAGATCTGTTGTGGGGGCTTTATTCCCGTAGATTCAAGCGGAGAAGTTCCTACACTGGATCCCAAAGGACAATTCAAATTAGTCTTTGATAACATAAAGGCTTCTATCAGCAAAGCCGGTTCAAATATGAACAGAGTTGTCAATTGCCTTATATTCATGAAGAATATTGATTATTGGGGACAGATGAATGATGTCTATAAGAAGTACATCAAGTGTTCACCAACTCGTGCAGCGATTGGTTGTCAGGATCTGAACAAGACGTATCAGATTGAAGTAGTCAACCTGGTAGCATATAAGGTTGCGAAATGA
- a CDS encoding Hsp70 family protein — protein MKYIVGIDLGTTHCVLSYTEAVTDERAAPDILIFQIPQIVAPGEIKSQPLLPSFLLLPGEHDVPEGGLALPWNSELDIAVGEFARQRGAEIPNRLVSSSKSWLCNSGIDRTRPVLPWESPPESRRVSPVEASTYLLQHIRDAWNYEMAADDSKSLLEKQEIYLTVPASFDAVARELTVKAAESAGLINLTLLEEPQAAFYSWIEVQKTWRKIVKKGESILVCDVGGGTTDFSLIQVDEEEGSLALKRVAVGHHILLGGDNMDLTLAYALRAKLEKEGTRLDAWQFRGLAHSCRAAKERLLTDPEIEKEPLSILGRGSSLIKGTIRTEITRQEVSSVLLEGFLPLCKKSDYPEKKSKIGIREMGLPYEADPGISRHLAYFLHQQIGSGESASSVPFPSSVLFNGGVMKSDMMRERILKVLNQWNTGKTEIRELYSDDLELSVARGATYYGLARRGRGVRIKGGTAHSYYIGIESTMPAVPGIPAPMKALCIVPFGQEEGTESEIRQREFGLVVGEPAVFHLFASNLRKDERLGEIIEDWSGTLEEIITMEAHLKPTAEVEGGTLIPVWLEIKLTEIGSLELWCVARDDENMRWKLEFNLRESGEKEV, from the coding sequence GTGAAATATATAGTAGGAATAGATCTGGGTACAACCCATTGTGTATTGTCTTATACGGAAGCGGTGACAGACGAGAGAGCTGCGCCTGACATTCTCATTTTTCAGATTCCACAGATTGTGGCGCCTGGAGAAATAAAGAGTCAGCCGCTCCTGCCGTCTTTTCTCCTCTTACCCGGAGAGCATGATGTTCCAGAGGGAGGTCTTGCACTCCCCTGGAATTCTGAACTGGATATAGCAGTAGGTGAATTTGCAAGGCAGCGGGGTGCTGAGATACCAAACCGCCTTGTTTCTTCAAGTAAATCGTGGCTCTGTAACAGCGGTATCGATAGAACCAGGCCCGTCCTCCCCTGGGAGAGTCCTCCTGAATCAAGACGGGTGTCTCCCGTTGAAGCTTCCACATACCTCCTTCAGCACATACGAGATGCCTGGAACTATGAAATGGCTGCAGATGATTCAAAATCGCTCCTTGAAAAGCAGGAAATTTATCTGACGGTTCCCGCATCATTTGATGCGGTAGCACGGGAATTAACGGTGAAAGCGGCAGAATCTGCCGGACTTATCAATTTGACACTGCTGGAGGAACCTCAGGCTGCCTTCTATTCCTGGATTGAGGTGCAGAAAACCTGGAGGAAAATCGTTAAGAAAGGAGAATCTATCCTGGTGTGTGATGTTGGGGGCGGTACTACTGATTTCAGCCTGATACAGGTTGATGAAGAAGAGGGGAGTCTCGCACTCAAGAGGGTGGCAGTGGGGCATCATATCCTGTTGGGCGGTGATAATATGGATTTGACCCTGGCGTACGCTCTACGGGCAAAGTTGGAAAAGGAAGGCACCAGGCTCGATGCATGGCAGTTTCGCGGGCTTGCCCATAGCTGCCGGGCGGCGAAAGAGCGCTTATTGACAGATCCAGAGATCGAGAAAGAACCCCTCTCCATATTGGGACGCGGTTCATCGCTGATTAAGGGTACTATTCGAACAGAAATTACACGGCAGGAAGTTTCATCTGTGCTTTTGGAGGGATTTTTGCCTCTGTGCAAGAAGAGTGATTATCCGGAGAAAAAGAGTAAGATAGGGATACGTGAGATGGGTCTTCCTTATGAAGCGGATCCTGGAATATCCCGGCACCTCGCTTATTTTCTGCATCAACAGATAGGCAGCGGTGAATCTGCATCATCTGTACCGTTTCCTTCATCGGTGCTTTTTAATGGAGGGGTAATGAAATCGGACATGATGAGGGAGCGTATACTGAAAGTTCTCAATCAGTGGAATACGGGAAAAACAGAGATTCGGGAGCTCTATTCTGATGACCTTGAACTCTCCGTTGCGCGGGGTGCAACCTATTACGGGCTTGCCAGGCGCGGCCGTGGTGTCCGTATTAAAGGGGGGACTGCCCACTCATACTATATAGGTATAGAAAGTACCATGCCGGCAGTTCCAGGTATCCCGGCGCCAATGAAGGCGCTTTGTATCGTTCCCTTTGGTCAGGAAGAGGGGACTGAATCGGAAATCCGTCAGCGTGAATTTGGTCTCGTTGTCGGAGAGCCTGCTGTATTCCATTTATTTGCCTCCAATCTTCGTAAGGATGAGCGGCTGGGAGAGATAATTGAAGACTGGAGTGGGACGTTGGAGGAAATAATAACAATGGAAGCGCATCTGAAGCCTACTGCGGAAGTGGAGGGAGGAACCCTTATTCCCGTATGGCTGGAGATAAAGCTGACGGAGATAGGATCGCTTGAACTGTGGTGTGTGGCGAGGGATGATGAGAACATGCGCTGGAAGCTGGAATTTAATCTTAGAGAGAGCGGGGAAAAGGAGGTTTGA
- a CDS encoding sodium:proton antiporter: protein MEIIDLAALLLSLAAIFSYINYRFIRLPTTIGIMLIAMLMSISLVILSHAGFTGIPSRAVVLLESVDFNETLMHGMLSLLLFAGALHVNLEDLARHKWIIGILATAGVLISTVIVGGIAWIVFVSLGIQVSFLYCLLFGSLIAPTDPVAVIGILKKAGVPRSLGTKITGESLFNDGVAVVVFIVITGIVAGGHEATAKQISLLFLEEAVGGIFFGLGTGLVTYYMLKSVDNYQVEVLLSLALVMGGYALADAIHVSGPIAIVVAGILIGNKGRFLAMSEDTREHLDSFWELMDEILNAVLFLLIGLEVLVLTVKGSYLIAGLIMIPVVLTARFVSVGLPVTLMRPFKEFTPNAVKIMTWGGLRGGISVALALSIPSGPERETLLTVTYIIVVFSILVQGLTIERLMKST from the coding sequence ATGGAAATAATAGATCTTGCCGCGTTACTCTTAAGCCTGGCAGCAATTTTCAGTTATATTAATTACCGGTTTATCCGGTTACCCACGACGATTGGCATTATGTTGATTGCCATGCTGATGTCCATAAGTTTAGTGATCCTGAGCCACGCCGGTTTTACGGGCATCCCGAGCAGGGCAGTGGTTCTGCTGGAAAGCGTTGATTTTAACGAAACACTTATGCACGGCATGCTGAGCCTGCTTCTTTTTGCCGGGGCATTACATGTAAATCTCGAAGATCTGGCCAGGCACAAGTGGATAATTGGCATCCTTGCGACAGCTGGAGTTCTGATTTCCACCGTTATTGTCGGCGGCATTGCGTGGATTGTTTTTGTTTCTCTGGGGATACAGGTATCATTCCTTTACTGTCTGCTCTTTGGCAGCCTCATTGCACCGACAGATCCAGTGGCAGTGATTGGGATCCTGAAAAAGGCGGGTGTCCCCAGGAGCCTGGGAACAAAGATTACGGGTGAGAGTCTCTTTAATGATGGTGTTGCGGTAGTGGTGTTTATCGTCATTACAGGCATTGTTGCAGGGGGGCATGAGGCAACGGCAAAACAGATAAGCCTCTTATTTCTGGAGGAAGCAGTTGGTGGAATCTTTTTTGGACTGGGGACAGGATTGGTCACCTACTATATGCTTAAGAGTGTCGACAATTACCAGGTTGAGGTCTTACTCTCCCTGGCTCTGGTTATGGGAGGGTACGCCCTTGCTGATGCCATTCACGTATCAGGCCCTATTGCTATTGTGGTAGCGGGGATACTTATCGGCAACAAGGGTAGGTTCCTGGCCATGAGTGAAGATACCCGGGAACACTTGGACTCCTTCTGGGAGTTAATGGATGAGATATTAAATGCGGTCCTCTTCCTGCTCATCGGACTGGAGGTATTAGTGCTGACCGTTAAGGGCAGTTACTTAATCGCCGGTCTTATCATGATTCCGGTTGTCTTAACAGCGCGGTTCGTGAGTGTCGGGCTGCCCGTAACGCTCATGCGGCCTTTCAAAGAGTTTACCCCCAATGCAGTAAAGATCATGACATGGGGTGGTTTGAGAGGGGGGATATCAGTGGCCCTTGCATTATCTATTCCATCGGGGCCTGAGCGGGAGACATTGTTGACCGTCACCTACATCATCGTGGTGTTTTCGATACTGGTACAGGGGCTGACTATAGAACGCCTGATGAAATCTACCTAG
- a CDS encoding 2-amino-4-hydroxy-6-hydroxymethyldihydropteridine diphosphokinase: MAESKANVILHHSPASIEAAECVVHQLRFESRTIDLDLLLYGDHIIEEGDMNIPDQDIYTKSW; the protein is encoded by the coding sequence ATGGCAGAAAGCAAAGCAAATGTTATACTCCACCATTCCCCCGCTTCAATAGAAGCTGCAGAATGTGTGGTTCATCAGTTAAGATTTGAATCAAGGACTATAGATCTGGATCTCTTACTTTACGGAGATCATATCATAGAGGAAGGAGACATGAACATACCCGATCAGGACATATATACCAAATCCTGGTGA
- a CDS encoding DUF2760 domain-containing protein encodes MKRSITAQSAIIIFVCNALLVALYFFLLKYIFNGISEWADPYPTVIRLTYIMRNPEHTSIIVLFAAGAGLTTISWVLVWIFGNRVIMRNMSQEGRPPAAVVKTQKKERKALAAERSFAPSPQRASLQMLIILQRKGRLLDFLQEDLSQYDDSQIGAAVRNIHSGCKESLSEYIDLEPIFKEEEGKEVSIPKGFDSNTVQLTGNVKGEPPFRGILRHRGWRASRVKFPQLTAKEDKDNVLAPAEIEIL; translated from the coding sequence ATGAAAAGGTCCATAACTGCTCAGTCTGCAATAATAATATTTGTGTGTAACGCTTTGTTAGTTGCACTATATTTTTTCTTATTGAAATACATCTTTAATGGAATCAGCGAATGGGCAGATCCATATCCGACTGTCATACGGCTGACGTATATTATGCGAAATCCTGAACATACCTCTATCATTGTTCTGTTTGCTGCTGGAGCAGGTTTGACGACCATTTCGTGGGTACTGGTCTGGATTTTTGGGAATCGAGTGATAATGAGAAACATGAGTCAGGAGGGGAGACCTCCAGCTGCAGTGGTTAAAACTCAGAAAAAAGAAAGAAAGGCACTGGCTGCAGAGAGAAGTTTTGCTCCATCTCCACAAAGGGCCAGTCTGCAGATGCTGATTATTTTACAGCGTAAGGGAAGACTGCTTGATTTTCTGCAGGAAGACCTTAGTCAATATGATGATTCGCAGATTGGCGCAGCTGTTCGAAATATTCATTCCGGCTGCAAAGAGTCATTGTCGGAATATATAGATCTTGAACCGATTTTCAAGGAGGAAGAGGGGAAAGAAGTCTCCATCCCGAAGGGGTTTGATTCAAATACTGTTCAGCTTACGGGTAATGTGAAGGGTGAACCACCTTTTCGGGGTATTCTCCGGCACCGGGGATGGAGGGCTTCACGGGTGAAATTCCCCCAACTTACGGCGAAGGAAGATAAAGATAACGTTCTTGCTCCTGCAGAAATCGAGATACTATAA
- a CDS encoding aldo/keto reductase, whose amino-acid sequence MEYRVLGKSDLSVSVIGYGAWGIGGAPFWTTEGEEKSINSIEKALAVGINFFDTAPVYGFGYSEELLGKVLCKRRKDVIIATKCGLRWEKKDLQSLRKDATEKSIFYEIDASLERLKTDYVDLYQVHWPDVDTPIKETMEALLKIQKAGKIRYIGVSNYNVELMKESLKYGQIVSLQPMYSMLERDIEKSILPYCRETDIGVICYSPLASGVLTGKYDENTKFKDWRGKDIIGHFTDDVYLSHVEKVKEISKIAKKLGKTTAQLAINWLLHQNGVTTALVGVKNPGQVEQNSSAVGWKIPDEDLNTIMNVLEERRL is encoded by the coding sequence GGTGAAGAGAAATCTATAAACTCAATTGAAAAGGCACTGGCCGTGGGTATAAACTTCTTTGATACTGCACCGGTTTACGGATTTGGATACTCTGAAGAATTACTGGGAAAGGTACTGTGTAAGAGGCGTAAGGATGTCATTATTGCAACAAAGTGCGGTTTGAGGTGGGAGAAGAAAGATCTTCAGTCTTTGAGAAAGGACGCTACTGAAAAGTCAATATTCTATGAGATCGATGCAAGCCTCGAGAGACTGAAGACTGACTATGTCGATTTATACCAGGTGCACTGGCCTGATGTAGATACACCGATTAAGGAAACAATGGAAGCCCTCTTAAAGATTCAGAAGGCTGGTAAGATCCGTTATATCGGTGTCAGCAATTACAATGTCGAATTGATGAAGGAGAGTCTTAAATACGGACAGATTGTTTCACTGCAACCCATGTACAGTATGCTGGAACGGGACATCGAGAAATCGATCCTCCCCTATTGCAGGGAAACTGATATCGGCGTAATCTGTTACAGCCCGCTTGCTTCAGGGGTATTGACAGGTAAGTATGATGAAAATACAAAATTTAAAGACTGGAGAGGCAAGGATATTATCGGTCATTTTACGGATGATGTATATCTGTCCCATGTAGAAAAGGTGAAGGAAATCTCTAAAATTGCGAAGAAGCTGGGCAAGACAACTGCCCAGCTGGCCATAAATTGGCTGCTTCACCAAAATGGTGTTACGACAGCACTGGTAGGAGTGAAGAATCCAGGGCAGGTGGAACAAAACAGCAGTGCTGTAGGGTGGAAAATCCCGGATGAGGATTTAAATACGATTATGAATGTTTTGGAAGAAAGGAGATTATAG